A stretch of DNA from Catenulispora acidiphila DSM 44928:
CGGCGCAGGACGATCAGCAGCTCCGGCGATCCCACGACTGCGCTCCCTTCCTCCGACGCTCCCTTCACACCTTTCACAGTGTCCTGATCAGCTTGCCCGAAGCCGGGCCCACCGCGTCGCAGGACCGCGCCGCGGCGTGGAGCAGGCGCACGGCCTCGGCCAAGTGCGCCGGGGAGAGCCCGGCATAGCCGAGCACCAGACCGGGCGGTCCCGGCGCGCACCGCATCGGCGCCAGCGGCTGAACCCGGACTCCGTGGGCTCGGGCCGCAGTGGTCAGTACCTCTTCGTCGACAGCGGGCGGGAGGTCGACGAGCAGATGCAGGCCGGCGGCGATGCCGCGGACGCGCCAGTGCGGCAGCCGCTCGGCCAGCGCGGCGGCCAGGGCGTCGCGGCGCTCGCGGTAGCGGCGGCGCACGCCGCGCAAGTGGCGGTCGTAGGCGCCGGAGGCGATGAGTTCGGCCAGCGTGACGTGTTCCAGGATCGGCCCGCCCAGGTCGGTCTCCTTGCGCAGCGCGCGCAGCCGCTCGGCGAGCGGCGCCGGAGCCAGCGCCCAGCCCAGGCGGAGCGCCGGAGCCAGGGACTTGCTGGCGGTACCGAGGTACAGCACCCGGTCCGGGCCCAGGCCCTGCAGGCATGCGATCGGGTCGCGGTCGTAGCGGAACTCGGCGTCGTAGTCGTCCTCGATGATGATCCCGTCCACCTCGCGCGCCCAGGCGACGAGCTCGGCGCGACGGCCGGGGGACAGCGCGGTGCCGGTCGGGTACTGGTGCGCCGGTGTGACGTGCACGACAGTCGCGGCGGTCTTGCGCAGTTCGCTGACGATCAGGCCGTCGTCGTCGACCGGGACCCAGGCGAGGTCCAGACCGGAGATGCCCAGGATCTGCCGCGGACGGTCCCCGGAGGGGTCTTCGACGGCCAGCACGCGGTGGCCGTCCTCGCGCAAGGCGCGCAGTCCCAGCGCCAAGCCGTGCGCGGCGCCGTTGAGCGCGACGATCCGCTCCGGCACCGCGTCGGCGGCGCGCACCCTGGACAAGTAGGCGGCCATCTCCTCGCGGAAGCGCAGCACGCCGGCCGGGTCGCCGTAGCCCAGGTCGCTGTTCGGCAGGGTACTGACGGCGCGGCGCATCGCGGCCAGCCATGCCGAGCGCGGGAACAGGGACAGATCGGGACTGCCGGGGGTCAGGTCGTAGCGCGGCGGCGCGGCGGAACCGGCGTCAGCGGTGGCGCCGACGGCTCCGGCCGCCGTCGCCACAAGCCCTTCCGCCACGCGCGTCCCGGACCCGACCCGGCTGAGCAGATAGCCCTCGGCGACCAGCTGCTGGTAGGCCTCCACGACGATCCCGCGCGAGACCCGCAACTCCGCGGCGAGCTGCCGGCTCGGCGGCAGCACCGTCCCGCCCGCGAGCCGCCCCTCCCGCACGGCGTCGCGCAATCCCGCCACCAGCTGCGCGACCAGCCGCCCGGCGGCGCGGTCGAGCTCGACCAGGACCTCTGCCACCAACGGATCCCCGTTCCGTGAGACGAGCAGTCTGACCTCGCGAACTTATCCCACTCCCGGCGATTCGGGAGCGGGCTGCGCCGCCTGCGATCGCGTGGCCGCCCAGATGGCCAGGAGCTTGAGCCGGTCTTCGGAGGCGGTGCCGGGTTCGGCGGTGTAGATGATCAGGTCGTGCACGGCGCGGTCGGACAGGGGGAGATCGAGGGACTGGAAGGTCAGTTCCAGCCGGCCGACGTCGGGGTGCTGAAGCCGTTTGACGCCGTCGTGGCGCATCAGCACGTCGTGCGCGGCCCAGCGGCTTCGGAACTCCGGGCTGAGGGTGGACAGCTCGCCCACGAGGTCGCGCAGTGCGCGGTCGCGGGGCTCGCGCCCGACCTCGGCGCGCAGCAGCGCGGCGGTGGCGACCCCGGCGGCGTCCCAGTCGACGAAGAAGCCGGGGGCGTCGGGATCGAGGAAGATGTAGCGGGCGAGGTTGGGGCGACCGCGTTTGTCGACGGTGACGCTGTCGAACATCGGTGCGAACAAGGCTCGGGCCAGCGCGTTTCCGGCGACGATATCGGTCCGGCCGTTGCGGACGAACGCCGAGGACGTCGAGATGGAGTCGAGCAGCCACTGGACCCGCGGCGGGACCTCGACGTCCCTGCGCCGCGGCGGCGTGCGGCTCTCCTGCCGCGAGGACCGGGCCAGGTCGAACAGGTAGGTGCGCTCGTCCTCGTCCAAGCGCAGGGCGCGGGCCACCGCGTCGAGGACGTCCTCGGACACGCCGCCGATGTGGCCCTTCTCCAGCCGCGTGTACCACTCCGTGCTCACCCCGGCCAGGACCGCGACCTCCTCGCGCCGCAGCCCGGGGACCCGGCGCCGGGCGCTGGTCGGCAGTCCGGCCTGCGCCGGGGTGATCTTGGCGCGCCGGCTGGCGAGGAAGTCCCGGATATCGCCGCGGTTTCCGGGCGGTTGGTCCATATCAATCATGCTAGCCGCTGGTCACAGCCCGAAGGGGGTTGAGCTTGTACCCCTATGAGCGCGACCTTCTCCGGCGGCGGCGATTACGGTCTGCTGGAGATCGAACAGTCCAACCCGATCGGGAATACCGGCAACGGAGACAAGACATGACGAGCAAGGCGCTGACCGTACCGATGGCAGTTATGGGCACGTGGGCCTGGGGCGACAGCGGAAAGGCGGGTGAGGGCTACTTCGGCACTCAGCTGAGCGAGTCCGGCCTGCGGGAGGTCGTCGACAAGGCGCAGGCGAACGGATTCACCTTGTGGGACACCGCCGCCGTATACGGCGCGGGACGCTCGGAGACGGTTCTGGCCCAGGCATTGATGGGCTATGACCGCAGTGAGTACCAGCTGTCGACGAAATTCACTCCGCAGATGGCAGGTGACGGCGGCGATCCGGTCGCGGATATGCTGGAGCAGAGCCTGCAGCGATTGAGCACGGACTACGTGGATCTGTACTGGATCCACAACCCCGCCGACGTCGCACGCTGGACGCCGTCGCTGATCCCGCTGCTCAAGAGCGGCAAGATCAAGCATGTCGGCGTCTCGAACCACAGCATGGAGCAGATCGCTGCGGCCGACCGGATCCTCGGCGAGGCCGGTTTCCGTGTGGAGGCGGTCCAGAACCACTACAGCCTGCTGTATCGGAGCTCCGAGCGTGCGGGCATCCTCGAGCACTGCCGCGAGAACGACGTGCGGTTCTTCTCCTACATGGTGCTCGAGCAAGGAGCGCTGACCGGCAAGTACAGCCCGGCCAATCCGTTGCCGGAGGGCAGCAGCCGGGCGGGCGTGTACAACGGCATCCTGCCGCAACTACAGGCCCTGACTCACCGGATGGGGACCCTCGGCGAGGACCGCGGCGCCTCCGCCGCCGACATCGCCACCGCCTGGGCCATCGCCAAGGGGACCACCCCGATCGTCGGAGTCACGAAAGCCGGTCACATCGACGGGCTGACCCGAGCCGGCGGCATCGAGCTCGCGGACGAGGAGATCGCGGAACTGGAGGCGCTGGCCGATGCCGCAGGCGTCGACACGCGCGGCTGGTGGGAGCAGGAAGGCTGATGTGATGAGGAGTCGGGGACATCGCCTATTCGGTTGCCTTGGTCGGCTCCTCCACGCCTGACTCCTCTTTCGCCGGCTCTCGCAACTTCGGCAGCCACACCGGCATGAGCACGATGGCGATCACGGCCGGGACGAGGTTCCCGGTCAGTGCCGTGATGATCTCGCCGCTGGTCGTCCACTGATGGGGTGCCCTGGCCGTCAGCGAGCCTTGCCCGATCAGCCATATCGGAGCCAGATACCAGGCCGTCGCCAGGCTGAGGACCACCCACGGCAACAGCGTGCCGGACCGCCAGCGGGCCAGGCTCAGCCAAATCAGGGCCGGTATCACCCACACCCCGTGATGCATCCAGGTGATCGGGGAGACCAGTTGGGCGGTGAAGGCGATGACGAGCATGCCGACGGTGTCCTGACCCCGTCGGTACGCCCACACCGCGCCGGCCAGGAACACCACGCCCACCACCGTGGCGATCGCCAGCGCTCCGTTCGACGGCGTGGTGGTGTGG
This window harbors:
- a CDS encoding helix-turn-helix transcriptional regulator, with amino-acid sequence MDQPPGNRGDIRDFLASRRAKITPAQAGLPTSARRRVPGLRREEVAVLAGVSTEWYTRLEKGHIGGVSEDVLDAVARALRLDEDERTYLFDLARSSRQESRTPPRRRDVEVPPRVQWLLDSISTSSAFVRNGRTDIVAGNALARALFAPMFDSVTVDKRGRPNLARYIFLDPDAPGFFVDWDAAGVATAALLRAEVGREPRDRALRDLVGELSTLSPEFRSRWAAHDVLMRHDGVKRLQHPDVGRLELTFQSLDLPLSDRAVHDLIIYTAEPGTASEDRLKLLAIWAATRSQAAQPAPESPGVG
- the pdxR gene encoding MocR-like pyridoxine biosynthesis transcription factor PdxR; this translates as MAEVLVELDRAAGRLVAQLVAGLRDAVREGRLAGGTVLPPSRQLAAELRVSRGIVVEAYQQLVAEGYLLSRVGSGTRVAEGLVATAAGAVGATADAGSAAPPRYDLTPGSPDLSLFPRSAWLAAMRRAVSTLPNSDLGYGDPAGVLRFREEMAAYLSRVRAADAVPERIVALNGAAHGLALGLRALREDGHRVLAVEDPSGDRPRQILGISGLDLAWVPVDDDGLIVSELRKTAATVVHVTPAHQYPTGTALSPGRRAELVAWAREVDGIIIEDDYDAEFRYDRDPIACLQGLGPDRVLYLGTASKSLAPALRLGWALAPAPLAERLRALRKETDLGGPILEHVTLAELIASGAYDRHLRGVRRRYRERRDALAAALAERLPHWRVRGIAAGLHLLVDLPPAVDEEVLTTAARAHGVRVQPLAPMRCAPGPPGLVLGYAGLSPAHLAEAVRLLHAAARSCDAVGPASGKLIRTL
- a CDS encoding aldo/keto reductase, producing MTSKALTVPMAVMGTWAWGDSGKAGEGYFGTQLSESGLREVVDKAQANGFTLWDTAAVYGAGRSETVLAQALMGYDRSEYQLSTKFTPQMAGDGGDPVADMLEQSLQRLSTDYVDLYWIHNPADVARWTPSLIPLLKSGKIKHVGVSNHSMEQIAAADRILGEAGFRVEAVQNHYSLLYRSSERAGILEHCRENDVRFFSYMVLEQGALTGKYSPANPLPEGSSRAGVYNGILPQLQALTHRMGTLGEDRGASAADIATAWAIAKGTTPIVGVTKAGHIDGLTRAGGIELADEEIAELEALADAAGVDTRGWWEQEG